The Microbacterium maritypicum genome contains a region encoding:
- a CDS encoding ABC transporter ATP-binding protein, whose amino-acid sequence MLELSGITKSYGSRRVLDDVSFTVAPGRLTGFVGGNGAGKTTTMRIVLGLLSSDGGTVDLDGAALTAEDRRRFGYMPEERGLYPKMKVLEQIVYLARLHGFSKQEATERASALLTELGLGERLNDTIESLSLGNQQRAQIAASLVHDPEVLILDEPFSGLDPLAVDVVAGVLQASAAKGASILFSSHQLDVVERLCDDLVILAGGTIRASGSREALRSEHARDRYELVSAGDAGWLRTEPGVTVVDFEGGYALFDADGPETAQRVLQSAVQRGDVASFAPKHPSLAQIFKEVIQ is encoded by the coding sequence ATGCTCGAACTCTCCGGCATCACCAAGAGCTACGGCTCTCGGCGCGTGCTCGATGACGTGTCCTTCACCGTCGCCCCCGGGCGGCTGACGGGCTTCGTCGGCGGCAACGGCGCCGGCAAGACCACCACCATGCGCATCGTCCTCGGCCTGCTGTCCTCCGACGGCGGCACGGTCGACCTGGACGGTGCCGCCCTCACCGCCGAGGACCGCCGCCGCTTCGGCTACATGCCCGAGGAGCGCGGGCTCTACCCGAAGATGAAGGTCCTCGAGCAGATCGTCTATCTCGCCCGCCTGCACGGCTTCAGCAAGCAGGAGGCCACGGAGCGGGCGAGCGCCCTGCTCACGGAGCTCGGACTCGGCGAGCGGCTGAACGACACGATCGAGTCGCTCTCGCTCGGCAACCAGCAGCGCGCGCAGATCGCCGCCTCTCTCGTGCACGACCCCGAGGTGCTCATCCTCGACGAGCCATTCTCGGGCCTCGACCCGCTCGCGGTCGACGTGGTCGCGGGAGTCCTGCAGGCCAGTGCCGCCAAGGGCGCCTCCATCCTGTTCTCCTCCCATCAGCTCGACGTGGTCGAGCGCCTGTGCGACGACCTCGTCATCCTCGCCGGTGGCACGATCCGTGCGTCCGGTTCCCGCGAGGCGCTGCGTTCCGAGCACGCCAGGGACCGCTACGAGCTCGTCTCCGCGGGCGACGCCGGATGGCTGCGCACCGAGCCCGGAGTGACGGTCGTCGACTTCGAAGGCGGCTACGCGCTGTTCGACGCGGACGGCCCCGAGACGGCGCAGCGCGTGCTGCAGTCCGCCGTGCAGCGCGGCGATGTCGCGAGCTTCGCCCCCAAGCATCCGTCCCTCGCCCAGATCTTCAAGGAGGTCATCCAGTGA
- a CDS encoding response regulator, protein MTAPIRVLLVDDHALLRAGFRTILDTQTDIAVVGEASSGAEAVAQAAALHPDVIMMDVQMPDMDGIEATRRIVADPGVDAAIAIVTTFDRDDYLYRALDAGAGGFLLKNAGAEDLIAAVRALAAGDGMLAPEVTRRVLARFAATPAPAAASATSGALPKVALAEPLTDREAEVLTLLADARSNAEIAQALFIGEATVKTHVSRVLQKLGARDRVQAVVLAHRMGLA, encoded by the coding sequence ATGACCGCCCCGATCCGCGTGCTGCTCGTCGACGATCACGCACTGCTGCGCGCCGGCTTCCGCACGATCCTCGACACGCAGACCGACATCGCCGTGGTCGGGGAGGCATCCTCCGGGGCCGAGGCGGTGGCGCAGGCCGCGGCCCTGCATCCCGACGTCATCATGATGGACGTGCAGATGCCCGACATGGACGGCATCGAGGCCACCAGGCGCATCGTCGCCGACCCGGGCGTCGACGCGGCCATCGCGATCGTCACCACGTTCGACCGCGACGACTACCTGTACCGGGCTCTGGACGCGGGGGCCGGCGGGTTCCTGCTCAAGAACGCCGGCGCCGAGGATCTGATCGCGGCGGTGCGGGCACTGGCCGCGGGCGACGGCATGCTCGCCCCCGAGGTGACCCGCCGCGTGTTGGCGCGCTTCGCCGCGACACCCGCTCCCGCCGCCGCATCGGCCACGAGCGGCGCCCTCCCGAAAGTCGCACTCGCCGAGCCCCTCACCGACCGTGAGGCCGAGGTGCTCACGCTGCTCGCCGATGCCCGCAGCAACGCCGAGATCGCGCAGGCGCTGTTCATCGGCGAGGCGACCGTGAAGACGCACGTCTCGCGCGTCCTGCAGAAGCTGGGTGCCCGGGATCGCGTGCAGGCGGTGGTGCTGGCTCATCGCATGGGGCTCGCGTAG
- a CDS encoding winged helix-turn-helix transcriptional regulator has product MAARSYGQYCGVTTAVELIGERWALLIVRDLLVGPRRYTDLRRGLPRIPTNILSTRLKELQEGGVVRRVPLSNCGLVYELTPYGRSIEPIVLALGRWGFQAMGDPEPGDVITADSLTMALHTAFMADRAVDAEYELHVGDVALRASVREGELRVAQIAPPAPPVGGSLPDAEPDAVIVAGPGIRHLIGGEVTPAEALAADIVAVVRGEASLLDSFAETFHIAAPGVGGAREAQEVGAFD; this is encoded by the coding sequence ATGGCGGCGCGGAGCTACGGCCAGTACTGCGGTGTGACGACGGCCGTCGAACTGATCGGGGAACGGTGGGCGCTGCTCATCGTCCGCGATCTGCTCGTCGGTCCGCGTCGGTACACCGACCTCAGGCGGGGCCTGCCGCGCATCCCGACCAACATCCTCTCCACCCGGCTGAAGGAGCTGCAGGAGGGTGGGGTCGTGCGGCGGGTGCCGTTGTCGAACTGCGGCCTCGTGTACGAGCTCACCCCCTACGGCCGCTCGATCGAGCCGATCGTGCTCGCCCTCGGACGGTGGGGCTTCCAGGCGATGGGCGACCCAGAACCGGGGGACGTCATCACCGCGGACTCCCTCACGATGGCGCTGCACACGGCGTTCATGGCCGATCGTGCCGTGGACGCCGAGTACGAGCTGCACGTCGGCGACGTCGCCCTGCGCGCGTCGGTGCGCGAGGGGGAACTCCGGGTCGCGCAGATCGCACCGCCGGCCCCGCCGGTCGGCGGAAGTCTTCCCGACGCAGAGCCGGATGCGGTGATCGTCGCCGGTCCCGGCATCCGGCACCTGATCGGCGGCGAGGTCACGCCGGCAGAAGCGCTCGCCGCGGACATCGTCGCGGTCGTCCGCGGTGAGGCATCGCTGCTGGACTCGTTCGCCGAGACCTTCCACATCGCCGCGCCTGGCGTGGGAGGTGCGCGGGAGGCGCAGGAGGTCGGGGCGTTCGACTGA
- a CDS encoding benzoate/H(+) symporter BenE family transporter, which yields MSDAAPLSRPILAGVVTALVGFTSSFAVVLTGLDAVGANAAQAASGLLAVSLTMGLACVVLAWRYRMPITVAWSTPGAALLVATGAVEGGWSAAVGAFLITAALILLTALWPALGALIARIPPSIAQAMLAGVLLPLCLAPITGIVANPWGVVPVVLTWLLFARLAPRWAVPFAFVAAAVVVAVSLIGEGAPFDPALLLPRLEFTAPTFTVGALVGLALPLFIVTMASQNVPGIAIMRSFGYEVPWRPAMLVTGIGTALGATAGGHAINLAAISAALAASPDADPDPRRRWVAGVSTGASYLVLAAFSAAFAALVVLAPAAVIPAVAGLALFAAFGSAVQQAIDDPNERIPAVVTFLVAASGIAVLGVSAAFWALVAGLLVRTVLHTRRR from the coding sequence ATGTCCGACGCCGCACCCCTGTCCCGCCCGATCCTCGCGGGGGTGGTGACGGCACTGGTCGGCTTCACCAGCTCGTTCGCGGTCGTGTTGACCGGGCTCGACGCCGTCGGGGCGAACGCGGCGCAGGCGGCGAGCGGACTCCTCGCCGTCAGTCTCACGATGGGCCTGGCCTGCGTGGTGCTCGCCTGGCGGTATCGGATGCCGATCACGGTCGCCTGGTCGACGCCCGGTGCCGCCCTCCTCGTGGCAACCGGCGCTGTCGAAGGCGGGTGGTCGGCAGCGGTCGGCGCCTTCCTGATCACCGCGGCCCTCATCCTGCTCACCGCTCTCTGGCCGGCGCTCGGTGCGCTGATCGCCCGCATCCCGCCCTCGATCGCGCAGGCGATGCTCGCCGGCGTCCTGCTGCCGCTGTGTCTCGCACCGATCACCGGTATCGTCGCGAACCCCTGGGGCGTGGTGCCGGTCGTGCTCACCTGGCTGCTTTTCGCCCGTCTCGCACCGCGCTGGGCGGTGCCGTTCGCGTTCGTCGCCGCGGCCGTCGTGGTTGCCGTGTCGCTGATCGGAGAAGGCGCACCGTTCGACCCCGCACTGCTCCTCCCGCGCCTCGAGTTCACGGCACCGACGTTCACGGTCGGCGCGCTCGTCGGCCTCGCGCTGCCGCTGTTCATCGTCACGATGGCCTCCCAGAACGTGCCGGGCATCGCGATCATGCGCAGCTTCGGGTATGAGGTGCCGTGGCGTCCGGCCATGCTGGTGACCGGGATCGGCACGGCCCTGGGAGCGACGGCAGGCGGACACGCCATCAACCTCGCCGCGATCAGCGCCGCACTCGCCGCGTCGCCGGACGCCGATCCCGACCCAAGGCGACGGTGGGTCGCCGGGGTCTCGACCGGGGCGTCGTACCTCGTGCTCGCCGCGTTCTCCGCCGCGTTCGCCGCCCTCGTGGTGCTCGCGCCCGCCGCTGTGATCCCCGCCGTCGCGGGGCTGGCTCTGTTCGCCGCGTTCGGCTCGGCGGTGCAGCAGGCGATCGACGATCCGAACGAGCGGATCCCCGCCGTGGTGACCTTCCTGGTGGCCGCATCCGGGATCGCCGTCCTCGGTGTCAGCGCCGCGTTCTGGGCCCTCGTGGCAGGGCTCCTGGTGCGCACTGTGCTGCACACCCGCCGCCGCTGA
- a CDS encoding VOC family protein produces the protein MTKVFVNLPTSDLERAKAFYTALGCEINPLFTDENAACVVWTEDIFFMLLTREFFATFTDKPIADPNEVAQVSVSFSRDSREDVDDILAKGLAAGGAEPKPAQDYGFMYSRDLDDPDGNSLGFLFMTEEAAENGPEHVAEQSAGS, from the coding sequence ATGACCAAGGTGTTCGTCAACCTGCCCACCAGCGACCTTGAGCGCGCGAAGGCGTTCTACACGGCGCTCGGCTGCGAGATCAATCCGCTGTTCACCGACGAGAATGCCGCGTGCGTCGTCTGGACGGAGGATATCTTCTTCATGCTCCTCACGCGCGAGTTCTTCGCCACGTTCACCGACAAGCCGATCGCCGACCCGAACGAGGTCGCCCAGGTGTCCGTCTCCTTCAGCCGCGATTCGCGCGAAGACGTCGACGACATCCTGGCCAAGGGGCTCGCGGCCGGTGGTGCCGAGCCCAAGCCGGCCCAGGACTACGGCTTCATGTACTCGCGCGACCTGGACGACCCCGACGGCAACTCGCTCGGCTTCCTGTTCATGACCGAGGAGGCCGCCGAGAACGGACCCGAGCACGTCGCGGAGCAGAGCGCCGGATCCTGA
- a CDS encoding proline dehydrogenase family protein → MPVAADTTTPRTEDVAALVQRWLVESETHPVEPAAQRLSEVLKDPNGLAFTVGFVDGVMRPEDLRVAGRKLAELSDITPALLPGYLRAAIKTGGFWAPKIPGVVVPISRRVLRAMVGHLVLDATPSKLGPAIAKLRKSGNRLNLNLLGEAVLGEREAGHRLQGTRDFLARDDVDYVSIKVSSVVSQLSMWSFDEAVADVVEKLTPLYELAARAEAQGKAKFINLDMEEYRDLDLTIAAFTSILDQPGLEDLEAGIVLQAYLPDALGAMQHLQEWAAARRAKGGAPIKVRVVKGANLAMEEVDSKVHGWPLATYGTKQDSDTNYKRVLDWAMTPERLDAVRIGVAGHNLFDIAYTWLLAQARGVADPTGADPLVEYEMLLGMATGQAEAVRKDVGRLLLYTPVVNPAEFDVAIAYLVRRLEENASPENFMSAVFELASNPTLLTRERERFERSLAALATDEAGFVPGPHRVQDRTVEAPSGTTTGFENQADTDPAIAANRAWGREILSRSVGSTLGLDTIALAKVDTDAELDGIFAAATAAAEKWAALPAADRAAVLHRAGDELAARRGQLIEIMANEAGKTIAEADPEISEAIDFAHYYAERAKDLETVSGAEFVPSKVTVVTPPWNFPVAIPAGGVLAGLASGSAVIIKPAKLTQRCGAVMVEALWAAGVPRDLLALVDLASRDLGKRLVAGPAVDRVILTGAYETAQLFRSFRSDLPLLAETSGKNAIIVTPSADLDLAAADVARSAFGHAGQKCSAASLAILVGSVADSKRFERQLVDAVTSMRVGLPDDPATQMGPIIEPANGKLLTALTKLEKGERWLVEPRKLDEDGKQWTPGVKTGVREGSYFHLTEFFGPVLGIMHAKDLDEALRLQNAVDYGLTAGIHSLDSEEVATWLDRVEAGNLYVNRGITGAIVQRQPFGGWKRSAVGAGAKAGGPNYLFGLGEWAPADLPAAAPSAAVVPVVAALLDAAGVEVDAAEAEWLHRAAASDERAWVDEFGAVSDKSGLGVERNLFRYRPVAVDVRIAENSPLVDGIRVLAAALRSGSPFTVSAQALPSRIEKALRAHGVSVKHESDAAWTKRYAKAANSWHRVRLVGGDAAALHEALDGSPDVAVWSHAVTGAGRVEMLPFLHEQAVSITNHRFGNPTTLADGVI, encoded by the coding sequence ATGCCTGTCGCCGCCGACACCACCACTCCCCGTACCGAAGACGTCGCCGCCCTGGTGCAGCGCTGGCTCGTCGAGAGCGAGACCCACCCCGTCGAGCCGGCCGCCCAGCGCCTGTCCGAAGTGCTCAAGGACCCGAACGGACTCGCGTTCACGGTCGGCTTCGTCGACGGCGTGATGCGTCCGGAAGACCTGCGCGTCGCCGGCCGCAAGCTCGCCGAGCTGAGCGACATCACCCCGGCGCTGCTGCCCGGCTACCTGCGGGCCGCGATCAAGACCGGCGGCTTCTGGGCGCCGAAGATCCCCGGCGTCGTCGTCCCGATCTCGCGTCGCGTGCTGCGCGCCATGGTCGGGCACCTCGTGCTGGATGCCACGCCCTCCAAGCTCGGCCCCGCGATCGCGAAGCTGCGCAAGAGCGGCAACCGCCTGAACCTCAACCTCCTCGGCGAGGCCGTGCTCGGCGAGCGCGAAGCGGGGCACCGTCTGCAGGGCACCCGCGACTTCCTCGCCCGCGACGACGTCGACTACGTCTCGATCAAGGTGTCCAGCGTCGTGAGCCAGCTGTCGATGTGGTCGTTCGACGAGGCGGTGGCCGATGTCGTCGAGAAGCTCACTCCTCTCTACGAGCTCGCCGCCCGAGCTGAAGCCCAGGGCAAGGCGAAGTTCATCAACCTCGACATGGAGGAGTACCGCGACCTCGACCTGACGATCGCGGCCTTCACGAGCATCCTCGACCAGCCCGGCCTGGAGGACCTCGAAGCCGGCATCGTGCTGCAGGCCTACCTCCCCGACGCCCTCGGCGCCATGCAGCACCTGCAGGAGTGGGCCGCCGCCCGCCGTGCGAAGGGCGGAGCCCCGATCAAGGTGCGCGTGGTCAAGGGCGCGAACCTCGCGATGGAAGAGGTCGACTCGAAGGTGCACGGCTGGCCGCTCGCGACCTACGGCACCAAGCAGGACTCCGACACGAACTACAAGCGCGTGCTGGACTGGGCGATGACGCCCGAGCGGCTCGACGCCGTGCGCATCGGCGTCGCGGGTCACAACCTGTTCGACATCGCCTACACCTGGCTGCTCGCGCAGGCGCGCGGTGTGGCCGACCCGACCGGCGCCGACCCCCTCGTCGAGTACGAGATGCTGCTGGGCATGGCGACGGGTCAGGCCGAGGCGGTCCGCAAGGATGTCGGACGCCTGCTGCTGTACACACCGGTGGTGAACCCGGCCGAGTTCGACGTCGCGATCGCGTACCTCGTGCGCCGCCTCGAGGAGAACGCCAGCCCCGAGAACTTCATGTCCGCGGTGTTCGAGCTGGCCTCGAACCCGACCCTGCTCACCCGCGAACGGGAGCGCTTCGAGCGCTCGCTGGCCGCGCTCGCGACCGATGAGGCGGGATTCGTCCCCGGCCCCCACCGCGTGCAGGACCGTACCGTCGAGGCTCCCTCCGGAACCACCACCGGCTTCGAGAACCAGGCTGACACCGACCCCGCCATCGCCGCGAACCGCGCCTGGGGTCGTGAGATCCTGAGCCGCTCGGTCGGCTCGACGCTCGGTCTCGACACCATCGCGCTCGCCAAGGTCGACACGGATGCCGAGCTCGACGGCATCTTTGCCGCAGCGACCGCCGCCGCCGAGAAGTGGGCCGCGTTGCCGGCCGCCGACCGCGCCGCCGTCTTGCACCGCGCCGGAGACGAGCTCGCCGCGCGCCGCGGTCAGCTCATCGAGATCATGGCGAACGAGGCGGGCAAGACCATCGCCGAGGCCGACCCCGAGATCAGCGAGGCCATCGACTTCGCGCACTACTACGCCGAGCGCGCGAAGGATCTCGAGACCGTCTCGGGTGCGGAGTTCGTGCCGTCGAAGGTGACCGTGGTCACCCCGCCGTGGAACTTCCCGGTCGCGATCCCCGCCGGCGGCGTGCTCGCGGGGCTGGCCTCCGGCTCCGCGGTCATCATCAAGCCGGCCAAGCTCACCCAGCGCTGCGGCGCCGTCATGGTCGAGGCGCTGTGGGCCGCCGGTGTGCCGCGCGACCTGCTGGCCCTCGTCGACCTGGCCTCGCGCGACCTCGGAAAGCGCCTGGTCGCCGGCCCCGCGGTGGACCGCGTGATCCTCACGGGAGCGTACGAGACGGCACAGCTGTTCCGCTCGTTCCGCTCCGACCTGCCACTGCTGGCCGAGACCAGTGGCAAGAACGCGATCATCGTCACCCCCTCCGCCGACCTCGACCTCGCGGCCGCCGATGTGGCGCGCAGCGCGTTCGGCCACGCGGGGCAGAAGTGCTCCGCCGCGTCGCTGGCGATCCTCGTCGGATCGGTCGCCGACTCGAAGCGGTTCGAGCGTCAGCTGGTGGATGCCGTGACCTCGATGCGCGTCGGCCTGCCCGATGACCCGGCCACGCAGATGGGTCCGATCATCGAGCCCGCGAACGGCAAGCTGCTCACGGCGCTCACGAAGCTCGAGAAGGGCGAGCGCTGGCTGGTCGAGCCGCGCAAGCTCGACGAAGACGGGAAGCAGTGGACGCCCGGCGTCAAGACCGGCGTGCGCGAGGGCTCGTACTTCCACCTGACCGAGTTCTTCGGCCCGGTGCTCGGCATCATGCACGCGAAGGACCTGGATGAGGCCCTGCGCCTGCAGAACGCGGTCGACTACGGCCTGACCGCCGGCATCCACTCGCTCGACTCCGAGGAGGTCGCCACCTGGCTCGATCGCGTCGAGGCCGGCAACCTGTACGTGAACCGCGGCATCACCGGGGCGATCGTGCAGCGTCAGCCGTTCGGCGGCTGGAAGCGCTCGGCTGTCGGAGCGGGTGCGAAGGCCGGTGGGCCGAACTACCTCTTCGGACTGGGCGAGTGGGCCCCGGCCGACCTTCCGGCTGCGGCGCCGAGTGCGGCCGTCGTACCCGTGGTCGCTGCGCTGCTGGATGCGGCCGGAGTCGAGGTCGACGCGGCAGAGGCCGAATGGCTGCACCGCGCCGCGGCGTCCGACGAACGGGCCTGGGTCGATGAGTTCGGCGCGGTGAGCGACAAGTCCGGGCTCGGGGTCGAGCGCAACCTCTTCCGCTACCGTCCGGTCGCGGTCGACGTGCGCATCGCCGAGAACTCCCCGCTCGTCGACGGCATCCGCGTGCTCGCCGCCGCCCTGCGCAGCGGCAGCCCGTTCACGGTGTCGGCGCAGGCGTTGCCCTCGCGCATCGAGAAGGCGCTGCGTGCGCACGGCGTGAGCGTGAAGCACGAGTCGGATGCGGCATGGACAAAGCGCTACGCGAAGGCGGCGAACTCCTGGCACCGCGTGCGTCTGGTCGGTGGCGACGCCGCCGCTCTCCACGAAGCGCTCGACGGAAGCCCCGACGTGGCGGTCTGGTCGCACGCCGTGACCGGTGCCGGTCGCGTCGAGATGCTGCCGTTCCTGCACGAGCAGGCCGTGTCGATCACGAACCACCGTTTCGGCAACCCGACGACCCTCGCCGACGGCGTGATCTGA
- a CDS encoding ABC transporter permease, translating to MSAPTPVRASNGIWLVAEREIGSKLRSKAFLISTGILLVLALAGILFGGFASKNTDTTPIAATAETAAAVSAIPNVEVTTVADQAEAEKLVRDDKVDAAVLPGDSPSGYTVIALQDAPGSIMSALSISPEVVILEPATTNPLLRYFIAIAFGLVFMMAAATFGGTIAQSVVEEKQTRVVEVLLSAIPARTLLAGKVIGNTVLAMGQILALAAVATIGLIVTGQREVLTTLGAPIIWFAVFFLFGFILLAAMFAAAASMVSRQEDIGSTTTPITMLIMAPYILVIVFNDNPLVLTIMSYVPFSAPVGMPMRLFVGEAQWWEPLLSLVILLASCVAAIVIGAKIYENSLLRMGSRVKLSEALRG from the coding sequence GTGAGCGCCCCCACCCCCGTCCGCGCCTCCAACGGCATCTGGCTCGTCGCCGAGCGCGAGATCGGATCGAAGCTGCGCAGCAAGGCGTTCCTGATCTCCACCGGCATCCTGCTGGTCCTCGCGCTCGCCGGCATCCTGTTCGGCGGTTTCGCGAGCAAGAACACCGACACCACGCCGATCGCCGCGACGGCGGAGACCGCGGCCGCCGTCTCGGCCATCCCGAACGTCGAGGTCACCACGGTCGCCGACCAGGCCGAGGCCGAGAAGCTCGTACGAGATGACAAGGTCGACGCCGCAGTGCTGCCGGGCGACAGCCCCTCCGGCTACACGGTCATCGCCTTGCAGGATGCCCCTGGTTCGATCATGTCCGCGCTGTCGATCTCTCCCGAGGTCGTCATCCTGGAGCCGGCCACCACCAACCCGCTGCTGCGGTATTTCATCGCGATCGCGTTCGGACTGGTCTTCATGATGGCCGCGGCGACGTTCGGCGGCACGATCGCGCAGAGCGTCGTGGAAGAGAAGCAGACCCGCGTGGTCGAGGTGCTGCTGTCGGCGATCCCGGCGCGCACACTGCTGGCGGGCAAGGTCATCGGCAACACGGTGCTGGCGATGGGGCAGATCCTCGCCCTGGCAGCCGTGGCCACGATCGGGCTGATCGTCACCGGTCAGCGCGAGGTGCTCACCACGCTGGGCGCGCCGATCATCTGGTTCGCCGTGTTCTTCCTGTTCGGCTTCATCCTGCTCGCGGCGATGTTCGCGGCCGCGGCCTCCATGGTCTCTCGCCAGGAGGACATCGGCTCCACGACCACCCCGATCACGATGCTGATCATGGCGCCGTACATCCTGGTGATCGTGTTCAACGACAACCCGCTGGTGCTGACGATCATGTCGTACGTGCCGTTCTCGGCCCCGGTCGGCATGCCGATGCGCCTCTTCGTCGGGGAGGCCCAGTGGTGGGAGCCGCTGCTGAGCCTGGTCATCCTGCTCGCGAGCTGCGTGGCCGCGATCGTCATCGGCGCGAAGATCTACGAGAACTCGCTGCTGCGCATGGGATCCCGGGTCAAGCTCTCCGAGGCGCTGCGCGGCTGA
- a CDS encoding sensor histidine kinase translates to MPAVPFLRTPTERERRGDIVLAVVMFVGAVLSAGLSSIAQVYGDEQAPLWTALVYAVVVTTPLAVRRRWPGTVAIIVVVAYFIAVTIRVPEIYVGNIAMFIAIYTAGAWMNDRRRAVIVRIGIIVSMFVWLLITMYRDAILEADKADVIAGAMSPYVAFMLIQLLLNVLYFGGAYYFGERSWAAATQLAVLEQRTAELEREREVTAAQAVALDRVRIARELHDVVAHHVSVMGVQAGAARLVLDRDPAESARILTGIEGSARDAIHELRQLLETLRTPGGETTDAASTLALDDIPELVDASTEAGLPTAYTVIGDPTPVPSLVAVNLYRIAQESLTNARRHAGPDATADFRVRYDDDGVEVEIVNTGRPVAQVRPGLGQLGMRERAAASGGTLEVTPRPFGGLRVRARVPLPFTSESSVNR, encoded by the coding sequence ATGCCTGCTGTCCCGTTCCTCCGCACGCCGACCGAGCGCGAACGGCGCGGCGACATCGTCCTCGCCGTGGTCATGTTCGTGGGAGCCGTGCTGAGCGCCGGGCTCTCCTCGATCGCCCAGGTGTACGGCGACGAACAGGCTCCGTTGTGGACCGCACTCGTGTACGCGGTCGTCGTGACCACTCCTCTCGCGGTCCGCCGCCGCTGGCCCGGCACGGTCGCCATCATCGTGGTCGTGGCGTACTTCATCGCGGTGACGATCCGCGTCCCCGAGATCTACGTCGGCAACATCGCGATGTTCATCGCGATCTACACGGCGGGGGCGTGGATGAACGATCGTCGCCGCGCGGTCATCGTCCGCATCGGGATCATCGTGAGCATGTTCGTGTGGCTGCTGATCACGATGTACCGCGATGCGATCCTCGAAGCCGACAAGGCGGATGTCATCGCCGGAGCCATGTCTCCCTACGTGGCCTTTATGCTCATCCAGCTGCTGCTGAACGTGCTCTACTTCGGCGGGGCCTACTACTTCGGCGAGCGGTCATGGGCTGCAGCGACACAGCTCGCGGTGCTCGAGCAGCGCACGGCCGAGCTCGAGCGCGAACGCGAGGTCACCGCGGCACAGGCGGTCGCCCTCGACCGGGTGCGCATCGCCAGGGAGCTGCACGACGTGGTCGCCCACCACGTGTCGGTCATGGGCGTGCAGGCGGGAGCCGCGCGCCTGGTGCTCGACCGGGACCCGGCAGAGTCCGCACGCATCCTCACCGGGATCGAGGGGTCGGCGCGTGACGCCATCCACGAGCTGCGCCAGCTGCTGGAGACTCTGCGGACCCCCGGAGGAGAGACGACGGATGCCGCCTCGACCCTGGCCCTCGACGACATCCCCGAACTCGTCGACGCCTCGACCGAGGCGGGGCTGCCGACGGCGTACACGGTGATCGGCGACCCGACGCCCGTGCCTTCGCTCGTCGCCGTGAATCTGTATCGCATCGCCCAGGAGTCGCTGACGAACGCCCGCCGCCATGCCGGGCCCGATGCGACCGCCGACTTCCGCGTGCGCTACGACGATGACGGCGTCGAGGTCGAGATCGTCAACACCGGGCGCCCGGTCGCCCAGGTGCGCCCAGGACTCGGACAGCTCGGGATGCGCGAGCGTGCCGCGGCCTCCGGCGGCACCCTCGAGGTGACCCCCCGACCATTCGGCGGGCTGCGCGTGCGCGCCCGTGTGCCCCTGCCCTTCACGAGCGAATCGAGCGTGAACCGATGA